The Balearica regulorum gibbericeps isolate bBalReg1 chromosome 5, bBalReg1.pri, whole genome shotgun sequence genomic interval CACTTACAGCCAATCGGAAAGGATTGTCTTGAGTGCCCTTTGCTTCAAATATGTATCATGGTTCAATGTTTTTTGCGAACTTTTCAATAGTTTGATAAACAATACCATGAaaatttgtgtaaaaaaaacttttgcttttgttgttacCTTTCCCTACTCTGTTGTTGTCGGGGAGAAGCTTACAGACGTGCACTAACTATCCGCTTTTGCTTCTAGCCAGAAGAGCTGAGAGAAATCATAGAGAAGACAAGGGAGATGGAACAGAACAATGGCCACTACTTTGATACAGCAATCGTGAATTCAGATCTTGATAAGGCGTATCAAGAGTTACTTCGGTTAATAAACAAACTTGACACAGAACCCCAGTGGGTGCCCTCTACCTGGCTACGATGAGAGAGCAATTCCAAGGGACAAATGGACTTCAATCTAGTAATCTTTCCAAGGAGATTGTGTGTAGGTCTGCCCGATTCTAGTATAAATGCGTGTGAGCTCTAGACCTCAGTGGCTGCATCCTTAGCCAGTGAAATTGCgtattactgaaaaaatacGCTAATCAGCTTGTGAGCCAATTTAACTGATCTAAAGATTGTCCaagctttcttctctgtggTCTAGAAATGGAGACCTTGGAGTAAATTCTAAAGCTTTAGatagatttgtttttttcctagcaacTACTTTTTATACATAAATCCACCTTTTTTTACCTAGAATCAACCTTACGAAATCAAAGAttttaagtgtgtgtgtgtatatacagtCCATGCTGTCACATAGTTATAATGTGAATGTTATTTAACACTTAACTTAATGACTTTGTGGGACATGATGGTAGGTTCAGTAGCATAGTTCTACAGATCGTTGGGTAGAGAACCTACATgtgaaaaacattaatattaatcAGAAATCGCTCTTGTTCAAAAAATAGAATGAAGATGCTGCTCTGGTCTGGAGCTGCCTTGCGAGGCttgaattaacattttaattctcAAACATTCCACTTTCTAACAGCACTGTAATTGGGAAATGTGtataatgtaaatatttcaattcTTGCGTCTTTTTAGtcagacttttaaaatcagatttgaCTGCACGTTAATTTTAGGTCCAAAGATGAGTATTATATTGATCTTTTAGATGTGATATTTTTatggaattttctttaaaacatactGACTGATTGGAGTTGCTGTTTTCCACAGATCTGTAGAGATATTTAGAAAGGCAGAGgttatatttttgtgaaaaatagaTAGTTATAAGACATGCTACTTAGAAGTCAACTGAAGTTCTCATGTTTTATAACAGAATACTGACTAAAATAGACTGAGGTGCTGAACATTGAAGATAGTGGGGGTTTTTAATCTCTGCAAATGGTTCACCTTGTGCTGGTTGGTCTAAGGGATAACTAACTGGAATTAAAATAGCTGAATGTAGCTACCATTTTATAAATAAGTATTGCCATTCACTAGCTAACATATTGTGCTGCATTTGCTCAGTACTGCAGTGAAAGTATGTGTAAACACTGGTAACTGACTGAGAAGTCACAAGAAGGGGGAATATTTGTAATTGTGAAACAAAAGACTTGAAACAGGTGAACAAAAGGCAAGGTCTGTCTCCTAGTGTGTTCTGCAAAGCAGATTGGAACATCTCTGCATCCTGAAATGATTCCGAGCTGTGAAGGTTTAATAACTAAGGCTATGCGGGCatctgcagcagggctgctctATCGCTGAAGCTAACTGAATAGTAGTATCTTGGCTGGTTTGGGGCAGCACAAAGAACCTTGACTGTGAATATCTCTAATTGTAGCCATGGTGTCTCTTTGTTCCTACAGGTAAAACACTGGAGTTACATCAATGTGTAGTTCGCACCTGTCTGATGTTGAGGGTTGAAAAagtagttgattttttttccatgctgtcttgcatattttctttctgcaaatgttAATGGAACAAATTCACACCCGTAGATAAATAGAGAGCTCGAAGTATACAGCAGATACAAATAAATTGTCAGGTAGCTTTTCTAGTTACTGAACTAACATTTGGTACAGTTTTGCATTGAAAAATGGAAGTAGAGAGTGTATTCCCTGTCTTGTTAGAAAGCAAAACTATTTGCTGTTTAATTAGTATTTAGAGCTGAAAAGCAATTAAGCAGTAAGTATGACccttcagaaagaaaggaaggggtTGGAAACTTAATATCTTTAGTTCAATTCGGTGTTAGAAATAATGTTCTAGCTGTTGTGCCTAAGAGCTGGATATTCAAAATAAGGGCTTTTTGCCTCACATTGCAGGCACGCTGTCAGTTTAAATCCATAGTTTATGACAACTACAATGTTCATGTATATTGGATTAGTCAGTGTTTCATAGATGGCAAAATAGTGTATCAATTCTAcccttttttaaagaaagatgagTGTAGATGTGATTAGGCTTTTTGCTATTGTCCTCTCTCATAGTTGGATGAGAAGGTGGAAAGCAGTAAAATGTGTAAGGGTTGTAACCTAGCTCAGCTCTGTGGGTGCTGTCCAAATTCTGCAGTCACAATCAGCTCAAGATGGTTGCTGAAACCCCTTAGGTAGTTGGTGTTCATAGGCACCGTCAGTCACAGTAAATCACGCCAATTTGACTAATATTTGACTGTTTGTCTCCCTGGTTTTTCTGAAATGGTGTACAAAACCAGCTTCCTGTACAAACAGCTTTTGAATGTAGACAAGAATGTTGCTTGAAGTTCAGCTCTACCTCTTAATTCCCAAGGCATGCAGTACTCGGTGACATCCATGTAGATAGGTGCTGTCATAGTTTATAACCTATGTTAGTTTTGTCCCCTTCTGAACGGAAGGCTTGAGCAAGCACCGAGAAACGTACCTGGCTGTCCATCTGCTGCCAGTGTGGACCTGGAACTACCTTGTGTGAGAAATTATTCTGCCTTCTCTAATGAAGAATGTGTTAATTCCCTTGAGAGTAAAAGAGAACATGCAAACTTCACTGGTGAAACTCTTCAACCTTATACAGGGCTTTGTAGTGAGCTGTATCAGACTGAAATGAGGTATCTGCATTTTGACCAGTCCAGACTTTAATTAAGTGTTAGCTTCATAGAAGAATTTTTGAATGTAATTAtatgtgactttttaaaaatgtaaatgggGGGCTTACTGCCTTAATTAAGGTAATTTTACTGAGACCTGTGGTTAGCCCCACATTGTACTTTTATACATGTATCTGCACTCTGTATTTGAGATATCACGAACTGCACActaatgtaaaaatgtaaaatatttctagatttaaaataaatcactgtacAATTTTACTTCTTGTAGTGGATCTTGGGAGTCTTCTTTCTGCCATTTTGCTGAAGTGTGAAAGATGCTGTGACCCATTGGTGCCCTAGAGGATGTTATCTGTTCCTTCTGACACCGTGCATCCAGTGGGAGAGGTAACATGTCCTCAGACTGACTTTCTTTCAAGTTGGACCTGTATCTTACAACAGTGTGGATTTACTCAGCTGTGCTGCCTTCAgcttcaaaggagaaaagaaatggtcTTGTGCGTCATACAATtataaaatgactttttaaaggtGTTAATAGAAATTCATTTCCTTGCACTTAGCCTGCATCTGCACTTAAGTGGTGGATCGTGTTTAAAACAAGGTGCTTACCTTGAAGATACTTGGTACTACTAGTACTACTGCTAAGGCATGTGTTCAGTTTGCTGACTGCAAACCAACGTCTTTAGGAAAACAGCCCTTTAAACTGAGCAGCTTTCAGTGGCAGCTGCTTATCGGCCACTCTCCTAGACTACCCTAGTCAGCCCAGGACGTGAAGAATCATAGCGAGGATGGATGATGGTACATTGAACCCTGCCTTGCTTGCCAGCCTGCTTGTCGCAATGAAGATTTGGAGCAACATGCACCTGTATAGTTGAGAAGAGTTTCTGTGTTGGTGGCAGGAGCAAGCCACTTCTCCTTGGTCACTTACCTAGAGCAGTAAAGGTTAACTGAAGGTGGGCACAGGCTGAAAAGAGATGTGCCCAATGTGAATTGTAAGTTGGGGGCAGGAGATGAAGAGAAggttttattctgaaatcaACATGACAGTTTCCAAGCTTTTAGGACCACCATCTTCTAGCAGCTTGAGCCAGACACCAGATATTTAACATCTAAAATTTTTACTTGTTTCTAGCACAGACAGTACACAAGTTGGCAGAACCTCTAATTAAAACCATAGATGTTTTAGGCCAATGGTAACAATcgtgcaacaaaaataaatcacagacGACCGTGGATTTCATCAGCAGGTTAGAAAACTAGAGTTGTCTTTACTGACATCTGACTTCAGCTGTGCCAATACCTGCTTTAAGCAACTTATACATTAATAGTTTAGCAGTAAAGAACATTACGTGCACCTCCCTtcttaaataacattttcttcttgcactAGCAAGGGGAGGAATTAAAGAGGGATCTGATTAGGCAAATCCAGAGCCATCCTGCAAAATCACAGTTATGGACAGTCATTCCTACTAAGTGAAGAAACAGGCTGAACACCTGGTAGAAGGCTTTCCTGATAGTAAAGCACCTGActcatctctgctttttctcctgtgcttcaGTCAAGTTCCCAGATTTCTAATCTCCCAGGAGAAATCCACAATCCGTTCAACCCAAGACTTATCACACCAACTGAGAAGCCACATAAGTATCATTGAGGCAGCATGTCCTGAATTATATTGCAATTGGACATTCTGTATTCTGGGTCCCCTGCTCCATATACAACTGTGCTGGGTTACTCAAAGAGCAGGTCTtcatccttctcttctgctaAGAGATTGGCTGGTTCGCgttccccaccagcagccctcCGCAGCTCCCGCTCTTTCTCAGACTTTTCTttcaatacttttttcttttcctggatcTTCTTTAACCTGTGAAGAGAAATGTGGTTTACCTGTGAAAGCAAcatgttttcataaaaacagGCTAGCAGCAAAGATGCCATACAACCTGGATGTGATAAAGCTGCCTGGAGAAGTTCCCCAGGAAATGAAAATCCTGTAAAAGGCTTTTATCGCTAGCTACTGCCATTGAAAAACTTCACCTCTGCAGATTAAACTCCAAACCATAAATTATACGCTTGACCTTAAGCACTGCATTACACTACTCAGCTTGTCTTTAATGAAGTTAATTCTCCTTTAATCCTTGACATTTTCACTTTAGGTAGCCCAGAACACTGACCTCTGTGACAGTGGTGGTGTCCTTAAAGCAGAACACCTCAGTGTACTCTATCACTTCATTCCCTCTGGAGGATTGGTAATGACAACTATGTACAACCTAGTGGTAAGGATTCATTTGTAACTTTGAGACAAGGAATTGCAGGTCTCCAGTTGCCCAGCTCTGGAAACTCAATGTGCGGTAAGTACCAGATCACGTTTAACAGTGTTCACTGCCAGATTTGGTGAACGGTTCTCATAAGTCCCTTCTGAGGAATGGTTTATTTGAGAAAAAGGGACCAGTCTAGTCTTGGTTCAGATACCTACCTGTAGAATTCCTCTCGTTCTCGTTCATCCAGTTCTGTGATGATGTAAGAAAGAGTACGCTCGATCCTGGGAATAATcactaaaacaacaaaaaacaaagttgTTGGACTGCTGTTGTATTAGCCAGGAAGTTACCTAATGGAGTGCACAGATGGTTATTTAAAGTCAATCCAGTAATTCTTTTGCCTAGGGGATATTTACATGTCTTTCATGGAAGATCATACTATTTCACTATGGACAGGtacataaaattgttttcttatgtAAATCCAGGACTAAACTAGGACTCTGAACATCAGAGAGTCTCCCATAGCATGTCCTTTTGAAAAACACAATGGAATCAGTAAGCAGTGATCCCTGGTTGGTTGTAAGGTCCTTTTTCCCCGTGCAAGAGGTGGGTGAGATTTGAATTAAAACTATGTTCTTCCATCACGTTATTTCAGAAACTTCTGTTCAATACAGCACTTTTGCTCACAGAATTATGATCTCTGTTTGAAAAAGCCACCATGGAAACTAATACTCAAATATAACACCATCACAAGGGAAGAGATAAGAcataaaacaaagctttaaCACCCAACTGGGCAAGCTATGCGCCAGAATCACTTTTTGAAAGGAGAAAGCTGTTATCAGCACCACCAAAGTTGTCTGGAAGGCTGCAGAGGAAACCTCTTCTACAGTCAAATTTGCAGAGTGATAAGCTGCAGATAAGGCCTGCACATTCAAAGGAACAAGTCTACAAAAACAGTACTGAAAAGAACAGTTTAGAATCATGTACTGAAATAAGCTATTGCATACATGCAAAGTTGGTTAAATCCCAGCTGCTAACGACTCAGGAACTTGAAACAGTGGAAGCACCCTGGCTACTGCAGCAAAAGGAATCACACCAATATTATgcatgaagacagaaaaacattacGCATCCCAAATGAAAGAATACTCACCATGTTCAATTGCATTCACACGtctgtttgttattttaatggCTTCATCCAAAGTAACAAAGGATGTCTGATGGAATGGGATTAAATAATTAATACATAATGAGACAAATCTAGCATTTCTATCAATTCtatacacaaaaccaaaaaacgcTTGAAAGCCAAAGCGAAGTCTATAATGTAGCGTTACAGACTCCATTCTtgacaaaagcagaatttttttctcctaatgtCAGCAGCATGCTGAACACTGCACATTAGCAGTTAAAAATACTAACGCccaaaaaaagtttcttcttggCATTAAGGAGTAAGGACTTCTTTGAAGTGGTAATGTAACTCTGTTTTACGGCTGAAAAAGGTTTGCAACTTTGTACAGCGCTGAGACTAAAGGAGTGTAGTACAGGTCAAAGTATTAAGCTACAACCACTGAGACTACGttactttcatttcagaacCATGAGAAACCAACGctccccttctctttttatttcccacCAACCTGTAAGGAGGCCAGTTCCACAAGCAGCTCAACAGCTTTGGCATAGTTCCTCTTCAGCTTAGCCAGCTGTTCTCCACCTCTGGCCAAGCCAGTCAGCTCatagcctgaaaaaaaatatcatcaaataatatttgttgctgttgctaCTATGGTGGGTTTTTACTAGATAAAAAGTAGTACTTTACAAACTACAGGGACACAGACAGCTCAGCAAATGACAAGCTAAAGCCTTGCCTAGTAACAAATGTCTTTGTAGTGGCTTATGTTACTACAGATCATTGTTGTGCATTTCCATGCTAAGACCTACCAGTCTCAAAACCTGGTAATGCAAGACAAGCCTTCTCCTCATCTGAAAAGCTCACTGatttaggaaattaaaatccACTACAGTCCCTAATAATCCCTCCATGTCACAGGAACAGGGCAAAGCATCATGGAGGAAGGAAGTACACCTATGCCTATGATGTAAACTGGACTTATCAGTAAGATGTGACATGACAAGTATTTTTGTTTAGCATAGAATAGCCATAAGTACATGTAAgacagaaaatacttgttttgtaCTTACTGTCCCCTCCTTCCTGATAATGCTCAAAAACTGGCAAGGTTACACCTGACAAAAGTGAACAAGAATGCGTGTAAGAGACATAAAGGGTTATAGATTTATTAAGTACAACTCACTTCAACccattttcttctaataaatTATGTAAGctatgttgttttgtttccaaaatctTCCTATATAGCTTGGAATGATTAAGGCATGCTGGTTCTGGCGTCTTAATATGGAACTCCAGAATTGTACTGAGATCACAGAGATCTAGAGACATGAAAAATTCAGGGAAGTGTTCCAGTTTATTCAGTGTTCAGTTTTATTATGTTTCTGTTTAGTAAGGTATTCCCTGTGCTTAAGGAATACTTTAAGCATTCAAtactgattaatttttcttgttttcttcacagacaattattgatattttatttcctgaaacttCTTTATGTTTTGATACTTAATTTCCTGATctatttttcagtaaagttCTATGGAAGTTATGCTTTGTCTTAAGCTCTAGAAACTGAACTGCAGGTTATGCAcactcattttaattttatgagagataaataaatataaaaattatctgttgtatggggaaaaaaacccagcaaattaCAAGTGTTCCTACTGTATAAGGGAAACAAAGAAGAGGAGACGGTGTTTGGATACATTCTTGCATATTTCAGAGTCTCCTCCCACAATTCTCTTAAAGAGTTGAAATACTCatagtctggaaaaaaatcacctgctACGTTGTCTTTTTTAGCTCTGATCTTGACTTGAGCTTTGTTCACGTTTTGGATCACAGTGGTActgtaaggaagaaaacatacaCCTTAATCAGGAAAGCTGAAGTGGTTCATTAAGTCATCATTATATACAAGATGAAGTAGTTATCAAATAGCTGTAAAGATTTGTAAAGAAACTGTCTTCAGCTCAGTTCTCTATGCAATTCATTGCACAGACTTTGAAGCTAACACAGatgctttgaaagaaatagaTTTCCAGCAATGTTTGGAAATTTAAAAGATGTAAAGTCTGTGAAATGTAACTTTAGAAATGTCTTAGACCAAGTATACAAGCATATCTAAAAACTAGCCAGTTATTTggcaattactttaaaatattgtataaCACTGAGTCTAATCAACCTGTGAGAACTTTTTTGCCCAATAAAAGTGAAGGAATTTCAAGGCTTTAAATGCAGATCAAGGCCACAACATTTTGTTCATTTGAGTTTGTATGTATTCTTTCGGAACAGTTACGAGTTTCTTTACCCGCTAACTCTATGATATTGACAAACTTAAAGCCTGTACAACAATTTGTCTTGAAGAATTCTAAAGTGTTTTTAAGGTCTTCCAAGAACAGGTCACTATAGTCAACTCTTCTACTGAAGTACAGTTTGCTTCCGGGGTGGAATCTGACTGTTGTTTATAGCTAAACACTGTGACTGGTTAGGACAGGAAACAGCACCATGTCCAAGTGAAAGGGCAAAAAGACTTTCTCCAGCAGCATACAGATTATTACTGTGTCTGATCACTTAGTTCTCCCCCGTTAATTGGTAGTACCATCAGCTGAATCGTTAACACTTCCCCAACTTTATTCCACAAGATCTATGCACACTTGAATGAATTACACTAAGACCCTAGTTAGAactgtaatttattaaaatacaattaaaaaaatatcctacTGGAGGAAAAAGATGCGTTTCCCCTCTCACATACAGCCCTCGCTAGCCCTAGTGAGACAAGAGGTCAGTGAGATAGGAAGTTAGAACAATTAGTAAAATTTCTGTATGACTTACTAGGAGAAAATAACACACATTACATCCAGCCCTCAAATTCACAAGAAAGATCAAAATAGTAAGTAGTCCAGTACTCTGCTATAAAGTCTTGTATCCCTACATTTTGGATTCCAAGCTGCAATAAGCAACACCTTCTCAAATCAAGGATTTGTACGGAAAGTAAATTCTGTTAATCCTTCCACTTTGTTTAGCTTCCAGCGGAGTATACATTTTCATCATGCAATCTCTCTCCTGCAGTGATGTCTCCCACCTTTACCTAATGGAATTCAGTTCACCCTGCCCTATCTCGtccactgtcttttttttattttatttttaaagtgcatttaagaattttacccttttttttttttttttcaaaagagaaatcaaCAATTTGTTGATCGTTCTTTCCCATGAGTAGGACATCCACAAGATCAGCAATCCTCACCTGAAATCTCCCGCTGTAAATTTTGCCTCAGCAAGCGAAAAGGCAGCTTCTCTCATCACCTCACCCATCAGCATCTtagtctgttaaaaaaaaaaaaaaaggcagcaaatacAAGGTACGTCATTACTCCTTTTCCAGGATAAATAAACAACAGCATaaagagaagagtgagaatTTTAAGAGAGAAAGTCCTGTATGTGTAGTTTACTGTGAAACTGCAAATCTTAATTCCATATTTTTgactattttttccacatttttacaCATTTGAAGCCCTTGTAGCAAAAAAACGTGCTATTGAGAAGCAAGAGCCTTTGTGTATTAGACAGTCTATACAAAACAAGATACAGAGTGCCAAGAGCTTGTCTACAGCACGGCAAGAAAGCACTACTGCTAACTATGGATGTTGTAGCAGTTGCAGCCAAAACAGTACAACTAAACGCCATCTAGTGTGGTAGATCAGAGCAAGCCATATCAGGCTCTACTGAGTATCTCAGATTTGTCATTCAAgtggcaaaggaagaaggaggacTCGGTGTTTCTTCATAAAGGAACAAGTTCCATCTGGACAAAACTTCCACTTTCTAGTGTACTGAGTCATGCAGGAAACATTATAGATCTGCAGTATTCTCTCAAGCCAGataaagcaacaaaaatggGGCTACAGAACATGTTAAATCCACTCCTACAGTATCGGGCAGCATCACAGCAAATTCCCTGTAATGTAGAAGAGATGATAGGGAACTTGGGACACAAAAACAGACCCCAGGACTCGTCGCAAAGAGGTGAAGAATATTAACTCTTATAGAATTTCTATATTATTGTAGCCAGGAAAACATAATTCTGCTCATCTGCCCTTCATAGCTTCACTTACAAAAAACAGGTTATCCACAAAGTTGTCCTACAGTCCAGCCCACCTAATGAAGTTAGCAAAACAGGAATGTACAACTGACAGAACAGacatttcaaataaagtaaACCAAACAGAGGAAAATTCTAATTTACCTACCTCAATAATTTTCTTAAGGATCTGCCTGAATCGAAGTGTCAAAGCATCAGATTTTTTCTTCAAGAGGTTACGACCTGTTTGGGCTCCTTTCAAACGAGCCTTCATGATGGTCTGAGCCCtgttaaacacagaaataaataaaaacgTCCTGCATCATCTGAAGGGATTAGGAAAAAACTTATGCAAAGTTTTCTGACATGGACATGACTGAAATTATGAAGCAATCAAGAAATATCAGTGCAGTAAAACACTTCAGGATAGAATTTTATATTCCCATTTAATATCAAGggaatttattatatttatctCCATCATCAGTGAGAATTACAAGGTTATTGTCTGCAAAGTCAAAGATCATGGAAAATTGACAAGTCATTTTTCAGAGCTTCCATAATAGGAAAtaagagttttcatttttcttgatgACTTACAAGTACCAGAAATGCACCAGAAATCAAATGACACAGTGGAATCCATTACTTTCCACATCTACTGGCATGTGATGAGAATAGCTCCATTACTATCTACCAGATACTTACAACTGAAAGGTACAAATACTTTCTGCATGTTtatgatttgaaaaataaaaagttaaagaGTAAAAAGGCAGCTTTACTTTCACAACAAGCAGGACTCTGTCACCACCTTGAACTAGTTCACTCCGTTCAGCACCTGCCAGAGACTGGCTGACCTTCTAGTTCAAGCAAGATTCCACAGGCTCTGAGAGTGCATTAAACAAAGTCTTGTTTACTGTCAAGGAGACTGAGCAGCCTCTGTAATTGATCATATCCAGCACAGAAGAGGCTAATACCAGCAAGCCACttaataaagattaaaaaaacccaaaccccaaaccaaaaaaccccaaaccttgtGAAAATCTCTTCTATCAGTTGACAAAAAAAATGGTTGCAGAGGCAGGCCATCTTCAGTTTATCATCCTAACTTACATTCCTATCAAAACATCTCCCACATTATTGGTCTATTACCTCATTTGAAACAGGGCTTGTAAATATTAAGCCTTTGTACCTCACCACCTTCTTGCCACAATGACATATCAGTCCACAAAATCAGATACCTTTTAAATGTGATTGAAGTGCCTCTCCCTTGGACATGTAAACTGAATGAAAATAGCACTATTGAAGAGCAGGAGTGAGACCAGATGACAGCCTATACAATACTTTCTTTCTGAACTAAGTTTCAAAACACAACCTTTACCATGTAACATACTAAACTTTCCATATAAACTGTTATTTCATATGTCCTGAGCTCTTACATGGGGgaattactattattttacatttgagGTTTTCTGTCCTGCAAGACTCCTTTTCATAAAGAGCACATCCAGGCATCAACCCAATTTTATGCAAGAAGATTTGAAACAACCTTTCATCTTGAGGCAAAGTCTTCCTGTCCTGGAGAGTTCTGAAGACAAACTGAACACCATTATTAAAACAGCAGGTTTATTAGCACATCGGTTTCGATTGTTTGTGTTCCTTCCAATGTTGACAGTTTTCTAAGCCTTGTCAGGAGA includes:
- the ATP6V1D gene encoding V-type proton ATPase subunit D, which produces MSGKDRIEIFPSRMAQTIMKARLKGAQTGRNLLKKKSDALTLRFRQILKKIIETKMLMGEVMREAAFSLAEAKFTAGDFSTTVIQNVNKAQVKIRAKKDNVAGVTLPVFEHYQEGGDSYELTGLARGGEQLAKLKRNYAKAVELLVELASLQTSFVTLDEAIKITNRRVNAIEHVIIPRIERTLSYIITELDEREREEFYRLKKIQEKKKVLKEKSEKERELRRAAGGEREPANLLAEEKDEDLLFE